A portion of the Symphalangus syndactylus isolate Jambi chromosome 13, NHGRI_mSymSyn1-v2.1_pri, whole genome shotgun sequence genome contains these proteins:
- the RAD23A gene encoding UV excision repair protein RAD23 homolog A isoform X1, whose translation MAVTITLKTLQQQTFKIRMEPDETVKVLKEKIEAEKGRDAFPVAGQKLIYAGKILSDDVPIRDYRIDEKNFVVVMVTKTKAGQGTSAPPEASPTAAPESSTSFPPAPTSGMSHPPPAAREDKSPSEESAPTTSPESVSGSVPSSGSSGREEDAASTLVTGSEYETMLTEIMSMGYERERVVAALRASYNNPHRAVEYLLTGIPASPELEHGSVQESQVSEQPATEAAGENPLEFLRDQPQFQNMRQVIQQNPALLPALLQQLGQENPQLLQQISRHQEQFIQMLNEPPGELADISDVEGEVGAIGEEAPQMNYIQVTPQEKEAIERLKALGFPESLVIQAYFACEKNENLAANFLLSQNFDDE comes from the exons ATGGCCGTCACCATCACGCTCAAAACGCTGCAGCAGCAGACCTTCAAGATCCGCATGGAGCCTGACGAGACG GTGAAGGTGCTAAAAGAGAAGATAGAAGCTGAGAAGGGTCGTGATGCCTTCCCCGTGGCTGGACAGAAACTCATCTATGCTGGCAAGATCTTGAGTGATGATGTCCCTATCAGGGACTATCGCATCGATGAGAAGAACTTTGTGGTCGTCATGGTGACTAAG ACCAAAGCCGGCCAGGGTACCTCAGCACCCCCAGAGGCCTCACCCACAGCTGCCCCAGAGTCCTCTACATCCTTCCCGCCTGCCCCCACCTCAGGCATGTCCCATCCCCCACCTGCCGCCAGAGAGGACAAGAGCCCATCGGAGGAATCTGCCCCCACGACGTCCCCAGAGTCTGTGTCAGG CTCTGTTCCCTCTTCAGGTAGCAGCGGGCGAGAGGAAGACGCGGCCTCCACGCTAG TGACGGGTTCTGAGTATGAGACGATGCTGACGGAGATCATGTCCATGGGCTATGAGCGGGAGCGGGTCGTGGCCGCCCTGAGAGCCAGCTACAACAACCCCCACCGAGCCGTGGAGTATCTGCTCACG GGAATTCCTGCGAGCCCCGAGCTGGAACACGGTTCTGTCCAGGAGAGCCAGGTATCCGAGCAGCCGGCCACGGAAGCAG CAGGAGAGAACCCCCTGGAGTTCCTGCGGGACCAGCCCCAGTTCCAGAACATGCGGCAGGTGATTCAGCAGAACCCTGCGCTGCTGCCCGCCCTGCTCCAGCAGCTGGGCCAGGAGAACCCTCAGCTTTTACAG CAAATCAGCAGGCACCAGGAGCAGTTCATCCAGATGCTGAACGAGCCCCCTGGGGAGCTGGCGGACATCTCAGATGTGGAGGGGGAGGTGGGCGCCATAGGAGAGGAGGCCCCGCAGATGAACTACATCCAGGTGACGCCGCAGGAGAAAGAAGCTATAGAGAGG TTGAAGGCCCTGGGCTTCCCAGAGAGCCTGGTCATCCAGGCCTATTTCGCGtgtgaaaaaaatgagaacttGGCTGCCAACTTCCTCCTGAGTCAGAACTTTGATGACGAGTGA
- the RAD23A gene encoding UV excision repair protein RAD23 homolog A isoform X2 — translation MAVTITLKTLQQQTFKIRMEPDETVKVLKEKIEAEKGRDAFPVAGQKLIYAGKILSDDVPIRDYRIDEKNFVVVMVTKTKAGQGTSAPPEASPTAAPESSTSFPPAPTSGMSHPPPAAREDKSPSEESAPTTSPESVSGSVPSSGSSGREEDAASTLVTGSEYETMLTEIMSMGYERERVVAALRASYNNPHRAVEYLLTGIPASPELEHGSVQESQVSEQPATEAGENPLEFLRDQPQFQNMRQVIQQNPALLPALLQQLGQENPQLLQQISRHQEQFIQMLNEPPGELADISDVEGEVGAIGEEAPQMNYIQVTPQEKEAIERLKALGFPESLVIQAYFACEKNENLAANFLLSQNFDDE, via the exons ATGGCCGTCACCATCACGCTCAAAACGCTGCAGCAGCAGACCTTCAAGATCCGCATGGAGCCTGACGAGACG GTGAAGGTGCTAAAAGAGAAGATAGAAGCTGAGAAGGGTCGTGATGCCTTCCCCGTGGCTGGACAGAAACTCATCTATGCTGGCAAGATCTTGAGTGATGATGTCCCTATCAGGGACTATCGCATCGATGAGAAGAACTTTGTGGTCGTCATGGTGACTAAG ACCAAAGCCGGCCAGGGTACCTCAGCACCCCCAGAGGCCTCACCCACAGCTGCCCCAGAGTCCTCTACATCCTTCCCGCCTGCCCCCACCTCAGGCATGTCCCATCCCCCACCTGCCGCCAGAGAGGACAAGAGCCCATCGGAGGAATCTGCCCCCACGACGTCCCCAGAGTCTGTGTCAGG CTCTGTTCCCTCTTCAGGTAGCAGCGGGCGAGAGGAAGACGCGGCCTCCACGCTAG TGACGGGTTCTGAGTATGAGACGATGCTGACGGAGATCATGTCCATGGGCTATGAGCGGGAGCGGGTCGTGGCCGCCCTGAGAGCCAGCTACAACAACCCCCACCGAGCCGTGGAGTATCTGCTCACG GGAATTCCTGCGAGCCCCGAGCTGGAACACGGTTCTGTCCAGGAGAGCCAGGTATCCGAGCAGCCGGCCACGGAAGCAG GAGAGAACCCCCTGGAGTTCCTGCGGGACCAGCCCCAGTTCCAGAACATGCGGCAGGTGATTCAGCAGAACCCTGCGCTGCTGCCCGCCCTGCTCCAGCAGCTGGGCCAGGAGAACCCTCAGCTTTTACAG CAAATCAGCAGGCACCAGGAGCAGTTCATCCAGATGCTGAACGAGCCCCCTGGGGAGCTGGCGGACATCTCAGATGTGGAGGGGGAGGTGGGCGCCATAGGAGAGGAGGCCCCGCAGATGAACTACATCCAGGTGACGCCGCAGGAGAAAGAAGCTATAGAGAGG TTGAAGGCCCTGGGCTTCCCAGAGAGCCTGGTCATCCAGGCCTATTTCGCGtgtgaaaaaaatgagaacttGGCTGCCAACTTCCTCCTGAGTCAGAACTTTGATGACGAGTGA
- the RAD23A gene encoding UV excision repair protein RAD23 homolog A isoform X3 produces MAVTITLKTLQQQTFKIRMEPDETVKVLKEKIEAEKGRDAFPVAGQKLIYAGKILSDDVPIRDYRIDEKNFVVVMVTKTKAGQGTSAPPEASPTAAPESSTSFPPAPTSGMSHPPPAAREDKSPSEESAPTTSPESVSGSVPSSGSSGREEDAASTLVTGSEYETMLTEIMSMGYERERVVAALRASYNNPHRAVEYLLTGIPASPELEHGSVQESQVSEQPATEAAGENPLEFLRDQPQFQNMRQVIQQNPALLPALLQQLGQENPQLLQLKALGFPESLVIQAYFACEKNENLAANFLLSQNFDDE; encoded by the exons ATGGCCGTCACCATCACGCTCAAAACGCTGCAGCAGCAGACCTTCAAGATCCGCATGGAGCCTGACGAGACG GTGAAGGTGCTAAAAGAGAAGATAGAAGCTGAGAAGGGTCGTGATGCCTTCCCCGTGGCTGGACAGAAACTCATCTATGCTGGCAAGATCTTGAGTGATGATGTCCCTATCAGGGACTATCGCATCGATGAGAAGAACTTTGTGGTCGTCATGGTGACTAAG ACCAAAGCCGGCCAGGGTACCTCAGCACCCCCAGAGGCCTCACCCACAGCTGCCCCAGAGTCCTCTACATCCTTCCCGCCTGCCCCCACCTCAGGCATGTCCCATCCCCCACCTGCCGCCAGAGAGGACAAGAGCCCATCGGAGGAATCTGCCCCCACGACGTCCCCAGAGTCTGTGTCAGG CTCTGTTCCCTCTTCAGGTAGCAGCGGGCGAGAGGAAGACGCGGCCTCCACGCTAG TGACGGGTTCTGAGTATGAGACGATGCTGACGGAGATCATGTCCATGGGCTATGAGCGGGAGCGGGTCGTGGCCGCCCTGAGAGCCAGCTACAACAACCCCCACCGAGCCGTGGAGTATCTGCTCACG GGAATTCCTGCGAGCCCCGAGCTGGAACACGGTTCTGTCCAGGAGAGCCAGGTATCCGAGCAGCCGGCCACGGAAGCAG CAGGAGAGAACCCCCTGGAGTTCCTGCGGGACCAGCCCCAGTTCCAGAACATGCGGCAGGTGATTCAGCAGAACCCTGCGCTGCTGCCCGCCCTGCTCCAGCAGCTGGGCCAGGAGAACCCTCAGCTTTTACAG TTGAAGGCCCTGGGCTTCCCAGAGAGCCTGGTCATCCAGGCCTATTTCGCGtgtgaaaaaaatgagaacttGGCTGCCAACTTCCTCCTGAGTCAGAACTTTGATGACGAGTGA